The genome window ATTCGAGCCGACGTGGTCGTGCCCGTGCCGCTTCATCCGCGGCGACTTGCCGAACGAGGCTACAATCAATCGGCATTGCTTGCGCGTGCCGTTGCCGAGCAGCTCGAAGTGCCATTTGCTCCGCGTGCGCTCGAACGTCGTCGCGAAACGGCGCAACAGGCGCGCTTGGGACGAGCCCAGCGATTGGCGAACATGGCCGAGGCATTCGATGTACGCGACGTATCGGCCGTGCAATCGCGCCATGTGCTCCTGGTCGACGATGTGCTCACGACCGGGGCCACGTTATTGGCGTGTCGGCAGGCGCTCATTGCAGCAGGAGCTGTCAACGTGACATCGGTTTGTCTTGCGCGAGCGGGGAAGGGGTGAATGACGTAATGGCTGTTCAACCTTTCGCTTGGGGCCCTGAGCTCTTGCCAGCGTCGGGCGCTGCCAGAACACGCACGACCACGTCGAGTGCTCGCATGGTGGCGCGCCAGCCTGCATAACGTGCAAGCGTGCGTGTGAGTTGTGCCGAGCGTTTGGCAGCGAATATGAACGATTCGAGCGCGCGTTGCCGTTCGCGCCGAAAGCTTAGGAGCACCCCATGCAGCAATTCGAGATTGGCGTGTGCCCAGAGGTCGAATGCGGACGATGACTCGCGGTTGCGATAATCAATGGTGCATGCACCGAGTAAACGATCATATGCATCGAGGCCTTCGGGAGAGACATCTCGTTGTAAGAGATAGATCGTGGCGTGAAGAATGTGTCCACCCAGCACGGCACGCCGAATATGTCTATCCCCCGGATCCCGCTTCCTACATGCCTCGGCCGTAGCCGCAGCTCGTTTGAACATCCTCAAGGCCGCACCTAGGTCG of Polyangiaceae bacterium contains these proteins:
- a CDS encoding ComF family protein is translated as MPSSHLVSALARAVTAAVLDALSPPACAACDLPISSRHVFCPACAATLVRDSPHPDGSIAFGCFGGAIAKALTRFKYEGRADLARPLGQLLRRAVMDADIRADVVVPVPLHPRRLAERGYNQSALLARAVAEQLEVPFAPRALERRRETAQQARLGRAQRLANMAEAFDVRDVSAVQSRHVLLVDDVLTTGATLLACRQALIAAGAVNVTSVCLARAGKG